One genomic window of Caenorhabditis elegans chromosome I includes the following:
- the clec-94 gene encoding C-type lectin domain-containing protein (Confirmed by transcript evidence) gives MVKLILLTVLVIGATNAMFFIPSKVSCDDKNGGGETNGGCGAGWRRLNRPSGGWCIRVFEGVLTQADAEAKCKSRGATLSGLKNAEEARIIADMALPVLNRDSGSVWIGARRTDACMTKSITSDCTATNSFTWTDGSTSGTAGFVWDSRQPDNDYKKQPCVILLSSKTPETPVSVKNRPWLPRMIDDVACSLDPAEGSARIVAGYVCGKKSSQ, from the exons ATGGTCAAGCTCATATTGTTAACAGTACTTGTCATTGGAGCAACCAATGCAATGTTCTTCATTCCTTCGAAGGTATCCTGTGacg ATAAGAACGGAGGAGGCGAAACAAAT GGTGGCTGTGGAGCTGGATGGCGTCGTCTCAACCGCCCATCTGGTGGTTGGTGTATCCGAGTATTCGAAGGAGTACTTACTCAAGCGGACGCCGAAGCTAAATGCAAATCCCGTGGTGCAACACTCTCCGGACTGAAAAATGCGGAAGAAGCACGTATTATAGCTG ACATGGCTTTACCTGTGCTCAACCGAGATAGCGGATCTGTATGGATCGGAGCTAGGCGAACTGATGCCTGTATGACTAAGAGCATAACATCCGACTGCACGGCTACCAACTCCTTCACCTGGACTGATGGTTCAACTTCTGGAACCGCTGGATTCGTGTGGGACTCTAGACAACCAGACAATGATTATAAGAAACAACCATGTGTGATCCTTCTCTCCTCTAAAACTCCTGAAACTCCGGTGTCAGTGAAGAATCGTCCATGGCTACCCAGAATGATTGATGACGTTGCATGTAGTCTTGACCCGGCAGAAGGCAGTGCAAGAATTGTGGCTGGTTACGTGTGTGGAAAGAAAAGTTCGCAATAA
- the clec-97 gene encoding C-type lectin domain-containing protein (Confirmed by transcript evidence), giving the protein MAMSLLLALSLLGVATVTSQTCDTGWQLFSRPSGEWCVKAFAGAYTQPLAQAQCISAGAILSGVQGHNEAAAFSNLGLTSLGNQSGSFWIGAHRITTCMTQIITAQCTPTNSFSWTDNSATRTDGFVWETQQPDNSDFNSSCAVILAANVPVMAAQRWWSPSKLDDHVCGYVDEDVSNPRRVRGYICGKFAT; this is encoded by the exons ATGGCAATGTCCCTTCTGCTGGCACTTTCTCTTCTTGGTGTTGCCACTGTGACTTCGCAG ACTTGCGATACTGGATGGCAACTATTCAGTCGGCCTTCTGGAGAATGGTGTGTCAAGGCATTCGCAGGAGCTTACACTCAACCTCTAGCTCAAGCACAGTGTATTTCTGCTGGGGCGATACTTTCAGGAGTTCAGGGACACAATGAAGCTGCTGCTTTTTCGA ACCTTGGCCTTACATCCCTTGGTAATCAATCTGGATCATTTTGGATCGGAGCCCATAGAATCACTACTTGTATGACACAAATCATCACCGCTCAATGCACACCAACCAACTCTTTCTCCTGGACCGACAACTCTGCAACTAGAACCGATGGTTTCGTCTGGGAAACTCAACAACCAGACAACTCGGATTTCAACTCATCATGTGCAGTAATTCTCGCAGCGAATGTTCCAGTTATGGCGGCGCAACGTTGGTGGTCGCCGAGCAAGTTAGACGATCATGTGTGCGGTTATGTTGATGAGGATGTTTCTAACCCGAGACGTGTTCGTGGATACATTTGTGGAAAGTTTGCGACCTAA
- the clec-96 gene encoding C-type lectin domain-containing protein (Confirmed by transcript evidence), with protein MLLLLAVSLLGTVTCQTCETGWSVQGLRASGFWCVKVFLGTYTQPQAQAQCEAVGATLSGIQSANDAQVFQSLGLAALGGQSGSFWIGARRRAACQTQRITADCTAQNSFEWTDDTVTGTDGFVWNDKQPDNSDLNSGCAVLLASGPPVQWGNGMWAGAKLDDHVCDFVDKTPANPRRIRGYICGKRSN; from the exons ATGTTACTTCTACTAGCAGTTTCTCTCCTTGGCACTGTCACTTGTCAG ACGTGCGAAACTGGATGGTCTGTCCAAGGTTTGCGCGCTTCTGGGTTCTGGTGTGTCAAAGTATTCCTTGGAACTTACACTCAACCTCAAGCCCAAGCTCAGTGTGAAGCAGTTGGGGCGACTCTCTCTGGAATTCAATCCGCAAATGACGCACAAGTGTTTCAAT ctttgggACTGGCAGCTCTAGGTGGGCAGTCAGGATCATTTTGGATTGGAGCCCGTAGAAGAGCTGCGTGTCAGACACAACGCATCACTGCTGATTGCACTGCGCAAAATTCTTTCGAGTGGACTGATGACACTGTAACTGGAACTGATGGATTTGTTTGGAACGATAAGCAACCTGATAACTCGGATCTCAACTCAGGATGTGCAGTTTTGCTGGCATCAGGACCACCAGTACAGTGGGGAAATGGCATGTGGGCCGGAGCGAAATTAGACGATCATGTTTGCGACTTCGTTGATAAGACACCCGCAAATCCAAGACGTATTCGTGGTTATATTTGTGGAAAAAGGTCTAATTGA
- the clec-98 gene encoding C-type lectin domain-containing protein (Partially confirmed by transcript evidence), with product MTSLLVLLAIFIGAVASHGGDYHGRGNGGGNGRGGSNQSNRGCDSGWKRFNRPSGAWCIRIYRGTHSQADAENRCRQNVGATLSGVQNQVEINFITKSALDLISEASGSIWIGGRRTQACRNSALSTSCGSLNSFQWTDGSTTGTAGLVWNTNQPDNKDSRSQQCLVLLASRASSIQDKWTWYANRMDDVQCAASGGESAARALRAYAYMNFICNPFAILYFSTQLGFSIRSQTFHKCIHEHVSG from the exons atgacaaGTCTCCTGGTTCTGTTAGCGATTTTTATTGGAGCAGTGGCTTCTCATGGAG gtgattACCACGGTAGAGGTAATGGCGGAGGAAACGGCAGAGGGGGGAGCAACCAAAGTAAT agaggCTGTGACTCTGGCTGGAAACGCTTCAACCGTCCATCCGGTGCCTGGTGCATTCGTATATACCGGGGAACTCACTCTCAAGCTGACGCCGAAAACCGTTGCCGCCAAAATGTGGGGGCCACGCTGTCAGGAGTGCAGAATCAAGTGGAGATCAACTTCATTACTA aatccGCTTTGGATCTAATCTCAGAAGCCAGTGGATCTATATGGATCGGGGGAAGGAGAACCCAGGCGTGTCGGAACTCGGCTCTGTCCACTTCCTGCGGATCCTTGAACTCTTTCCAATGGACGGATGGATCTACGACAGGAACTGCTGGCTTAGTATGGAATACTAATCAACCTGATAATAAAGATTCAAGGAGTCAACAGTGCTTAGTGCTCCTTGCATCCCGTGCTTCCTCGATCCAGGATAAATGGACATGGTACGCAAATCGGATGGATGATGTGCAGTGTGCTGCTTCTGGTGGGGAGAGTGCTGCAAGAGCTCTGAGAGCCTATGCTTATATGAACTTTATTTGTAATCCTTTTGCAAtcctttatttttcaactcaattaGGCTTCTCAATTAGGTCGCAAACTTTCCACAAATGTATCCACGAACACGTCTCGGGTTAG
- the clec-99 gene encoding C-type lectin domain-containing protein (Confirmed by transcript evidence), producing the protein MSSLSFLLCFSLLIGTLVAIDFDSSSSESCEESHEHKHGGGHEGGNNGGGNNRGCDAGWTRFNRPSGGWCVRVFPGTYHQPLAESRCQSQGAVLTGVQNQEEAKKIASLLLPQISQQSGSIYIGLHRTPACSKSPISSSCNSMNSFHWTDGSTTGTDGLLWNNNQPDNAHAATQQCAVLLAAHTPTVVDKWTWQANRLDDVQCQVPAGSNVARTVRGYACGKKARS; encoded by the exons ATGTCTTCGCTATCGTTTTTGCTATGCTTTTCACTTCTGATCGGAACCCTTGTGGCCATTGATTTCGATTCAAGTAGCAGTGAGTCTTGTGAAG AGAGTCATGAGCATAAGCATGGTGGTGGTCATGAAGGCGGCAATAACGGAGGTGGTAATAAT CGGGGCTGTGACGCTGGCTGGACCCGATTCAACCGTCCTTCCGGTGGCTGGTGTGTTCGAGTATTCCCAGGAACTTATCACCAACCACTCGCCGAATCTCGCTGCCAATCACAAGGAGCTGTCCTGACCGGAGTGCAGAATCAGGAGGAGGCGAAGAAAATTGCAA GCCTGCTCCTTCCTCAAATCTCCCAACAAAGTGGCTCCATCTACATTGGCCTCCACAGAACCCCCGCTTGCTCCAAATCTCCAATCTCTTCCTCATGCAATTCCATGAACTCCTTCCACTGGACAGATGGCTCAACGACCGGCACTGATGGGCTTCTCTGGAACAACAATCAACCAGATAATGCACATGCTGCCACTCAACAATGTGCTGTACTCCTAGCTGCTCATACTCCAACGGTAGTGGATAAATGGACGTGGCAGGCAAATCGGCTGGATGATGTGCAATGCCAGGTTCCGGCCGGGTCGAATGTGGCGAGGACTGTTAGAGGATACGCTTGTGGAAAGAAGGCTAGAAGCTAA
- the clec-93 gene encoding C-type lectin domain-containing protein (Confirmed by transcript evidence) — MIKIILLAVLVIGAATAIGFSSSSSESCEGGRGGGNGGGRPPGGGANGGCGAGWRRLNRPSGGWCVRAFGGYLTQANAEIQCKSHGATLSGLQNMEEARIISNMALSVLNRASGSVWIGAKRTAACTRNGISSQCTATNSFYWTDNSASGIAGFVRAHQQPDNAHGKTQLWAILLSSRTSLRVKHVMWQPGMLDDVACVMNPSDPSPRAVSGYVCGKKSSRR, encoded by the exons ATGATAAAGATCATATTATTGGCAGTATTGGTTATTGGAGCAGCTACTGCAATTGGTTTTAGCTCTTCGTCGAGTGAATCTTGTGAAG GTGGCCGTGGAGGTGGCAATGGAGGTGGAAGACCTCCAGGCGGCGGAGCAAAT GGCGGCTGTGGAGCTGGATGGCGTCGATTGAACCGTCCATCTGGTGGCTGGTGTGTCCGAGCATTCGGTGGGTATCTAACTCAAGCAAATGCAGAGATTCAATGCAAATCCCATGGCGCAACACTTTCCGGACTGCAAAATATGGAGGAAGCACGTATTATATCCA acatggcTCTTTCCGTGCTCAACCGAGCTAGTGGTTCCGTCTGGATCGGTGCAAAGCGGACTGCTGCTTGCACAAGAAATGGCATAAGCTCCCAGTGCACCGCTACCAACTCCTTCTACTGGACTGACAACTCAGCATCCGGAATTGCTGGATTCGTTAGGGCCCACCAGCAGCCAGACAATGCTCATGGAAAGACTCAGTTGTGGGCAATTCTTCTCTCATCGAGAACTTCGTTGAGAGTGAAACATGTGATGTGGCAGCCTGGAATGCTAGATGACGTGGCATGTGTCATGAATCCCTCGGATCCCAGTCCGAGAGCTGTGTCGGGCTATGTATGTGGAAAGAAGAGCTCCCGACGATAA
- the clec-95 gene encoding C-type lectin domain-containing protein (Confirmed by transcript evidence), with amino-acid sequence MTKFILLALVGLAAAIDFDSSSSESCEDGNGHGHGHGNGNGNGNGNGNGNGGRANGGCETGWRHFRRPSGSWCVRVFGGRLNQGAAQSQCQSFGATLSGLRNLEEARTISNLALSVIGRSSGGIWLGARRTTACAKQHKTTSCSTTSSFRWTDSSASGTAGFVWNNVQPDNSDLNSQCAVLHAGSSAATVSNAVWQPAMMDDVTCSFDPAGRDPRSIYGYVCGKKPSRR; translated from the exons ATGACCAAGTTTATTCTTTTAGCCCTAGTTGGGCTTGCAGCTGCAATTGACTTTGACTCTTCATCCAGTGAATCTTGTGAAG ATGGCAACGGTCATGGTCATGGTCACGGTAATGGAAATGGTAATGGCAATGGCAATGGTAATGGCAACGGAGGGCGGGCAAAC GGTGGCTGTGAAACTGGCTGGCGTCATTTCAGACGTCCATCTGGTAGTTGGTGTGTCAGAGTTTTTGGCGGAAGACTAAACCAAGGAGCTGCACAATCTCAATGCCAATCCTTCGGAGCTACCCTTTCAGGACTTCGGAATCTCGAGGAAGCGCGCACTATTTCCA ATCTGGCCCTCAGTGTGATTGGCCGTTCAAGCGGAGGAATATGGCTCGGAGCACGTAGAACCACTGCCTGTGCCAAGCAACACAAAACTACATCATGCTCCACAACTAGCTCCTTCCGATGGACAGATAGCTCGGCATCCGGGACTGCTGGATTTGTATGGAATAATGTTCAACCAGACAACTCGGATTTGAACTCCCAATGTGCCGTATTACATGCCGGAAGCTCTGCAGCTACAGTTAGTAATGCTGTTTGGCAGCCAGCCATGATGGATGACGTCACTTGTTCCTTTGATCCAGCAGGAAGAGATCCAAGATCTATTTATGGATACGTTTGTGGAAAGAAGCCAAGTAGAAGATGA